The following coding sequences lie in one Rutidosis leptorrhynchoides isolate AG116_Rl617_1_P2 chromosome 6, CSIRO_AGI_Rlap_v1, whole genome shotgun sequence genomic window:
- the LOC139855816 gene encoding trans-cinnamate 4-monooxygenase: MDLLLLEKTLLALFATILGAIFISKLRGKRFKLPPGPIPVPIFGNWLQVGDDLNHRNLTDLAKKFGEIFLLRMGQRNLVVVSSPDLAKDVLHTQGVEFGSRTRNVVFDIFTGKGQDMVFTVYGEHWRKMRRIMTVPFFTNKVVQQYRYGWEAEAAAVVEDVKKNPAAATEGVVIRRRLQLMMYNNMFRIMFDRRFESEDDPLFLKLKALNGERSRLAQSFEYNYGDFIPILRPFLKSYLKLCKEVKEKRLQLFKDYFVDERKKIGSTKSMDNNQLKCAIDHILEAKDKGEINEDNVLYIVENINVAAIETTLWSIEWGIAELVNHPKIQAKLRNELDTILGPGVQVTEPDIQKLPYLQAVVKETLRLRMAIPLLVPHMNLHDAKLGGFDIPAESKILVNAWWLANNPEQWKKPEEFRPERFFEEESKVEANGNDFRYLPFGVGRRSCPGIILALPILGITIGRLVQNFELLPPPGESKIDTGEKGGQFSLHILKHSTIVAKPISF, translated from the exons ATGGATCTACTCCTTTTGGAGAAAACACTTTTAGCACTGTTTGCAACCATTCTAGGTGCAATCTTTATATCCAAGCTACGTGGCAAGCGTTTCAAGTTGCCACCTGGACCCATTCCAGTTCCCATATTTGGAAACTGGCTCCAAGTTGGTGATGATCTTAATCATCGTAATTTAACGGATCTCGCCAAGAAATTTGGCGAGATCTTTTTATTACGAATGGGACAACGCAACCTAGTTGTTGTGTCGTCCCCAGATCTTGCTAAAGATGTGCTTCATACACAAGGTGTCGAGTTCGGATCACGTACTCGAAACGTTGTGTTTGATATATTTACGGGTAAAGGACAAGATATGGTTTTCACGGTTTATGGTGAACATTGGCGTAAAATGCGGAGGATCATGACTGTCCCGTTTTTCACTAACAAAGTTGTCCAACAATACAG GTACGGATGGGAGGCAGAGGCTGCAGCGGTGGTGGAAGACGTCAAGAAGAATCCGGCAGCAGCGACCGAAGGAGTGGTAATCAGAAGACGGTTACAACTGATGATGTACAACAACATGTTCAGGATTATGTTTGATAGAAGGTTTGAGAGTGAAGATGATCCGTTGTTTTTGAAACTGAAGGCTTTGAATGGTGAACGAAGTCGATTAGCTCAAAGTTTCGAGTATAACTATGGCGATTTCATCCCAATTTTGAGACCGTTTTTGAAAAGTTATTTGAAGCTATGTAAGGAAGTGAAAGAGAAGAGGTTGCAGTTATTCAAGGATTACTTTGTTGATGAAAGGAA GAAGATTGGAAGCACAAAAAGCATGGACAACAACCAACTGAAATGTGCAATTGATCATATTCTTGAAGCCAAGGATAAGGGAGAGATCAATGAGGACAATGTTCTTTACATCGTTGAGAACATCAATGTTGCTG caaTTGAGACAACTTTATGGTCTATCGAATGGGGAATTGCCGAGCTTGTGAACCACCCTAAGATCCAAGCCAAACTTAGGAACGAGCTCGACACGATCCTTGGACCAGGGGTACAAGTCACCGAGCCCGACATCCAAAAGCTTCCATACCTCCAAGCTGTAGTTAAGGAAACTTTACGTCTCCGTATGGCTATTCCTCTTCTGGTCCCACACATGAACCTACACGATGCAAAACTAGGTGGCTTTGACATCCCAGCCGAGAGCAAGATCTTAGTCAATGCTTGGTGGCTCGCTAACAACCCCGAGCAATGGAAGAAACCCGAGGAGTTTAGGCCAGAAAGATTCTTTGAAGAAGAAAGTAAAGTTGAAGCTAATGGTAATGATTTTAGGTACTTGCCTTTCGGTGTTGGGAGGAGGAGTTGCCCTGGGATTATTCTTGCGTTGCCAATTTTAGGAATCACGATTGGGCGTTTGGTGCAGAATTTCGAGTTGCTGCCGCCACCCGGAGAGTCCAAGATTGACACTGGTGAGAAAGGGGGACAGTTTAGTCTTCATATCCTGAAGCATTCTACTATTGTTGCTAAACCAATATCTTTTTAa
- the LOC139853793 gene encoding uncharacterized protein produces the protein MASPKLRRSLSEIPSQILSTISSLTSLLQSLNPKHPNHPLNPNLTILNQFSHHLNPQFVIRVLKTQQNPYHALFFFNWASNPNPNPNNYSHNHFTYIAITDILISRNLFSLATELLESNNKLSDFMMGKLIKAHGDLGHIRWALHLFDRVRVRYSGRCLFSYNAILGVLVRCDRVDLAEKLFNEMIGDMIVKPDVSTCTVMIKGLCKMGEIEKARKVFDEMSERPNLRTFNTMISGLCKKGLMNAALEIVETMKGSDDCLPDTVTYTTLIDGFCKIRDLEKAKRCFDEMVSRNIDPNELTYNALIDGLCVSGDVDDAKSMMIKMRLNCLKDTIVTHTSLLKGYCIAGRSDEAFKHFKDMVGCGMKPDSKSYEVIVNEYCKLSRPNDAINTLKEMTKFGIRACSFNKILNVFVELKQPDRAVVLINQMRQMGCRPNFLSYNAVICGLVKAKGRMKVVEKLLMDMVMNGFDPDATMYGCLVEGYRDIGNEEMAMRVSREMIDKGFVVNRESS, from the coding sequence ATGGCATCTCCCAAATTACGAAGATCATTATCAGAAATCCCATCTCAAATCCTTTCAACAATCTCTTCATTAACCTCTCTTCTTCAATCTCTAAACCCTAAACACCCAAATCACCCTCTTAATCCAAACCTTACAATCCTTAACCAATTTTCGCATCACTTAAACCCTCAATTTGTAATTAGAGTTTTAAAAACCCAACAAAACCCTTATCATGCCCTCTTCTTTTTCAATTGGGCTTCAAACCCTAACCCCAATCCCAACAATTATTCACACAATCATTTCACTTATATTGCCATTACTGACATCCTTATATCACGAAATTTATTCTCTTTAGCTACCGAATTGCTCGAATCTAACAACAAGTTGTCGGATTTCATGATGGGTAAGCTCATTAAAGCACACGGTGATCTCGGTCATATTCGTTGGGCACTTCATTTGTTTGATCGCGTTAGGGTGAGGTATTCGGGTCGGTGTTTGTTTTCATACAACGCGATTTTGGGTGTGTTGGTGAGATGTGATCGGGTTGATTTGGCAGAGAAGCTTTTTAATGAAATGATTGGGGACATGATTGTTAAGCCGGATGTTTCGACGTGTACTGTGATGATTAAAGGGTTGTGTAAAATGGGTGAGATTGAGAAAGcacgtaaggtgtttgatgaaatgtctgagAGACCAAATTTGCGAACTTTTAATACTATGATCAGTGGTTTGTGTAAAAAAGGTTTAATGAATGCAGCGTTGGAAATTGTTGAGACGATGAAAGGTAGTGATGATTGTTTGCCAGATACTGTGACTTACACGACTTTGATTGATGGGTTTTGTAAGATACGAGATTTAGAAAAGGCGAAAAGATGTTTTGATGAAATGGTGAGCAGAAATATTGATCCTAATGAGTTAACGTACAATGCTTTGATTGATGGTTTGTGTGTAAGTGGAGATGTTGATGATgcaaaaagtatgatgataaagatgagATTGAATTGTTTAAAGGATACGATTGTAACACATACGAGTTTATTGAAGGGGTACTGCATAGCTGGTAGATCAGATGAAGCATTTAAACATTTTAAAGACATGGTTGGTTGTGGAATGAAACCCGACTCAAAATCTTATGAGGTTATAGTAAATGAGTATTGTAAACTAAGTAGACCAAATGATGCTATTAATACTCTAAAAGAAATGACTAAGTTTGGTATACGCGCTTGCAGTTTTAACAAAATCTTGAATGTTTTTGTAGAATTAAAGCAACCCGATAGGGCTGTTGTTCTTATTAACCAAATGCGTCAAATGGGTTGCAGACCAAACTTCTTATCGTACAATGCTGTGATTTGTGGTCTTGTTAAAGCTAAAGGTAGAATGAAGGTAGTTGAAAAGCTTTTGATGGACATGGTAATGAATGGTTTTGATCCTGATGCTACTATGTATGGTTGTTTGGTAGAAGGATATCGGGATATTGGAAATGAAGAAATGGCGATGCGTGTTTCTCGAGAAATGATTGATAAGGGTTTTGTAGTGAATAGGGAGAGTTCCTAG